A window from Dunckerocampus dactyliophorus isolate RoL2022-P2 chromosome 15, RoL_Ddac_1.1, whole genome shotgun sequence encodes these proteins:
- the trim24 gene encoding transcription intermediary factor 1-alpha isoform X1 has translation MNQGGDSVDNDDIVIIVENEAESLPLGEERPKQQGAFGLMDTCPICKLSFHNREPKLLPCLHSFCKRCLPAPCRGGEARRDHTLGQQGDSMNKQMVTIRCPVCRQECWEMDVLDNFFVKDSAEVPSSTMEKNSQVCMSCDDNTEATGYCLECVEFLCVTCIEAHQRVKFTRDHTIRQKEEMSPGRTKTKSGLTLANAILTLVLPHLFFHADAVAVSTQKPVFCDIHKQEPLKLFCETCDRLTCRDCQLLKHKDHNYQFLEDAYRNHRQYLENMTQQLQEKRKAIEEFSSCISNGLQQVEENRKSVTNEIKKAICNLIMEINRKGKVLANQLESLTKDHELGLKKQQEDVNSLRRHLDHVISFTKWATASQSGTALLYCKKLILFQIHYLMGARCNPAIIPQSSVRFQCRSGFWATNVDLGSLLVDRSSVQPPVPNQQAGPRGEAPVGGMPLSAQQRQSTLAQLQMQVDKLSQQPHRQAAPNHWSWYQNSRHPGPHGLPPPTRPIHGGSSPSQALTNLTQLGRRYGAPQASTRSPNSSMLHNAGFPPPQSLRDIVGTSRFPSKPMDVSQGAFRFPHPVSAGGAMQVPPSQRNLAELSYLKRSEASCPVPSASIALTRPSFASSQASKTADKLVQGRQNSPMVKPSSSERAKGDSRTASWKLNTETSAAPTAKRRRRSSPGPIIVIKDEPEDEDEVHFVQSSLPDSSTGARPHTQQPKACPPLQASQPDSNPAKQQQQPSAQPESEKDSQPEDDPNEDWCAVCQNGGELLCCDKCPKVFHLACHIPALNESPSGEWFCSFCRDLINPEMVYNCDKDDTHLSERLPPVDQRKCERLLLLLFSNDISTDFQHAVDSKRYKELIKTPMDLSTIKKKLETCEAEPYVTPEGFVADIRLIFINCAKYYKATSDVGSAGLYLEDYFEEQLRLVYPDKTFPGGREEDMIPPLEDEFDEEEEQEPMQESAPPPEDVKSASPAENTTPAEEEKAAPPEEAEEETLQTKEQATDMNEIRTDIKVVAMEVHEPPAEDVKQEEEMPPEDSESSKMLPEVSESSPKEESSTLPGDKTEESVEDQDSTQENVPEETREADCNREKDVENDG, from the exons ATGAACCAGGGTGGCGACTCGGTTGACAATGACGACATTGTCATCATCGTGGAAAACGAGGCTGAAAGTTTGCCACTCGGGGAAGAGCGGCCGAAACAACAAGGCGCATTCGGACTCATGGACACTTGTCCTATCTGCAAGTTGAGCTTTCATAACAGAGAGCCCAAACTCCTTCCATGTCTCCACTCCTTCTGCAAGAGGTGCCTTCCTGCACCGTGCAGGGGTGGCGAGGCCAGACGGGATCACACTCTGGGCCAGCAAGGGGACAGCATGAACAAGCAAA TGGTCACCATCCGTTGTCCGGTATGCAGACAGGAATGCTGGGAAATGGACGTGCTGGATAATTTCTTTGTGAAGGACTCTGCTGAGGTGCCAAGCAGTaccatggaaaaaaacagccag GTGTGTATGAGTTGTGACGACAACACGGAGGCAACAGGCTACTGTTTGGAGTGCGTAGAGTTCCTGTGCGTGACTTGCATCGAGGCGCACCAGAGGGTGAAGTTCACCAGGGATCACACCATACGCCAAAAGGAGGAAATGTCCCCAGgtaggacaaaaacaaaaagcggCCTGACGCTCGCCAATGCGATTTTGACACTCGTCCTTCCACACCTGTTCTTTCATGCAGATGCAGTGGCTGTTTCCACACAGAAACCCGTGTTTTGTGACATCCACAAGCAGGAGCCGTTGAAGCTTTTTTGCGAGACGTGTGATCGGCTCACCTGCAGAGACTGTCAGCTGCTCAAACACAAGGATCACAA CTATCAGTTTCTGGAGGATGCGTACAGGAACCATAGGCAGTATCTCGAGAACATGACGCAGCAGCTGCAAGAAAAAAGGAAGGCCATCGAGGAATTCTCCAGCTGTATCAGCAATGG ACTCCAGCAAGTTGAGGAAAACAGAAAGTCGGTCACAAATGAAATAAAGAAGGCCATCTGCAACCTCATTATGGAGATCAACAGGAAGGGGAAAGTTCTGGCTAACCAGCTTGAG TCTCTCACTAAAGATCACGAGCTGGGTCTAAAAAAGCAGCAGGAGGACGTCAACTCTCTGCGCAGGCACCTTGACCACGTCATCAGTTTCACCAAGTGGGCCACGGCCAGTCAAAGCGGCACAGCACTTCTCTACTGCAAGAAACTG ATTCTATTCCAGATCCACTACTTGATGGGTGCAAGGTGCAATCCTGCAATCATCCCTCAGAGTTCTGTCCGCTTCCAGTGTCGCTCTGGTTTCTGGGCCACAAATGTTGACCTTG GTTCTCTTCTAGTTGACAGGAGCTCAGTTCAGCCGCCCGTCCCCAACCAACAGGCGGGACCCCGAGGAGAAGCGCCGGTCGGGGGGATGCCGTTGTCAGCTCAGCAGCGCCAAAGCACGCTGGCCCAGCTCCAAATGCAG GTTGACAAACTTTCCCAGCAGCCCCACAGGCAGGCCGCTCCCAACCACTGGTCCTGGTACCAGAACTCCAGGCACCCTGGCCCCCACGGCCTTCCGCCCCCGACCAGACCCATCCACGGAGGGTCCTCCCCCTCGCAAGCGCTTACAAACTTGACCCAGCTCGGACGCAGATATGGGGCCCCGCAAGCCAGCACCAGGAGCCCCAACTCCTCCATGTTGCATAACGCTGGATTCCCACCTCCTCAG TCCCTTCGAGACATCGTCGGTACATCCCGCTTCCCTTCTAAACCCATGGATGTATCACAGGGCGCCTTCCGCTTCCCACACCCTGTGTCCGCTGGAGGGGCCATGCAGGTGCCACCAAGCCAG cGGAACCTGGCAGAGCTGTCCTACCTGAAGCGGAGTGAAGCCAGTTGTCCTGTCCCCTCCGCTAGCATTGCCCTCACGAGACCCAGCTTTGCTTCAAGCCAAGCATCCAAAACTGCTGACAAATTAG TTCAAGGAAGGCAGAACTCACCAATGGTTAAACCATCGTCTTCAGAGCGGGCCAAAGG TGATTCAAGGACAGCGTCATGGAAGCTGAATACTGAGACGTCGGCCGCTCCCACAGCCAAACGGCGAAGAAGGTCGTCCCCTGGGCCCATTATCGTCATCAAGGACGAACCAGAAGACGAGGATGAAGTTCATTTT GTGCAATCCAGCCTTCCTGACAGCAGCACGGGGGCCcgtccacacacacaacagccaAAAGCCTGTCCCCCTCTCCAAGCATCACAACCGGACTCCAACCcggcaaaacagcagcagcagccttcAGCGCAGCCCGAGTCTGAGAAGGACTCTCAGCCTGAGGACGATCCAAACGAGGACTGGTGTGCCGTGTGCCAAAATGGAGGAGAGCTGCTCTGCTGCGACAAGTGTCCTAAAGTTTTCCATCTGGCCTGCCACATTCCCGCGCTAAATGAGTCCCCTAG TGGCGAATGGTTCTGTTCATTCTGCCGAGACCTCATCAACCCGGAGATGGTGTACAACTGCGATAAGGACGACACACACTTGTCAGAAAGACTGCCACCTGTTGACCAAAGg aaatgtgagcgGTTGCTTCTACTTCTCTTCAGCAATGACATCAGCACCGACTTTCAGCACGCAGTG GACTCAAAAAGGTACAAAGAACTCATCAAAACCCCGATGGATTTATCGACAATTAAAAAGAAGCTTGAGACATGTGAGGCGGAGCCTTACGTCACTCCCGAGGGTTTTGTGGCAGATATCAGGCTCATATTTATTAACTGTGCCAAGTACTATAAG GCGACCTCAGATGTGGGCAGTGCCGGTTTATATTTGGAAGACTACTTTGAGGAGCAGCTGAGGCTTGTGTACCCGGACAAGACCTTCCCCGGCGGAAGAGAGGAGGACATGATCCCACCGCTGGAGGATGAGTTtgacgaggaagaggagcaggAGCCGATGCAGGAAAGTGCGCCCCCACCGGAGGACGTTAAATCTGCCAGTCCTGCTGAGAATACCACCCCCGCTGAGGAGGAGAAAGCCGCTCCTCCTGAAGAAGCTGAAGAGGAGACATTACAAACTAAGGAGCAGGCGACTGATATGAACGAAATAAGGACAGACATAAAGGTGGTGGCCATGGAGGTACACGAGCCACCTGCAGAGGACGTCAAGCAGGAGGAGGAAATGCCTCCTGAAGACTCTGAAAGCTCCAAAATGCTTCCTGAAGTCTCTGAAAGCTCCCCAAAAGAGGAAAGCAGTACCCTTCCTGGCGACAAGACCGAAGAATCAGTTGAAGACCAGGACAGCACACAGGAAAATGTCCCAGAAGAAACGAGAGAGGCCGATTGCAACAGAGAAAAAGATGTAGAAAATGACGGCTGA
- the trim24 gene encoding transcription intermediary factor 1-alpha isoform X5: MNQGGDSVDNDDIVIIVENEAESLPLGEERPKQQGAFGLMDTCPICKLSFHNREPKLLPCLHSFCKRCLPAPCRGGEARRDHTLGQQGDSMNKQMVTIRCPVCRQECWEMDVLDNFFVKDSAEVPSSTMEKNSQVCMSCDDNTEATGYCLECVEFLCVTCIEAHQRVKFTRDHTIRQKEEMSPDAVAVSTQKPVFCDIHKQEPLKLFCETCDRLTCRDCQLLKHKDHNYQFLEDAYRNHRQYLENMTQQLQEKRKAIEEFSSCISNGLQQVEENRKSVTNEIKKAICNLIMEINRKGKVLANQLESLTKDHELGLKKQQEDVNSLRRHLDHVISFTKWATASQSGTALLYCKKLILFQIHYLMGARCNPAIIPQSSVRFQCRSGFWATNVDLGSLLVDRSSVQPPVPNQQAGPRGEAPVGGMPLSAQQRQSTLAQLQMQVDKLSQQPHRQAAPNHWSWYQNSRHPGPHGLPPPTRPIHGGSSPSQALTNLTQLGRRYGAPQASTRSPNSSMLHNAGFPPPQGAFRFPHPVSAGGAMQVPPSQRNLAELSYLKRSEASCPVPSASIALTRPSFASSQASKTADKLVQGRQNSPMVKPSSSERAKGDSRTASWKLNTETSAAPTAKRRRRSSPGPIIVIKDEPEDEDEVHFVQSSLPDSSTGARPHTQQPKACPPLQASQPDSNPAKQQQQPSAQPESEKDSQPEDDPNEDWCAVCQNGGELLCCDKCPKVFHLACHIPALNESPSGEWFCSFCRDLINPEMVYNCDKDDTHLSERLPPVDQRKCERLLLLLFSNDISTDFQHAVDSKRYKELIKTPMDLSTIKKKLETCEAEPYVTPEGFVADIRLIFINCAKYYKATSDVGSAGLYLEDYFEEQLRLVYPDKTFPGGREEDMIPPLEDEFDEEEEQEPMQESAPPPEDVKSASPAENTTPAEEEKAAPPEEAEEETLQTKEQATDMNEIRTDIKVVAMEVHEPPAEDVKQEEEMPPEDSESSKMLPEVSESSPKEESSTLPGDKTEESVEDQDSTQENVPEETREADCNREKDVENDG; the protein is encoded by the exons ATGAACCAGGGTGGCGACTCGGTTGACAATGACGACATTGTCATCATCGTGGAAAACGAGGCTGAAAGTTTGCCACTCGGGGAAGAGCGGCCGAAACAACAAGGCGCATTCGGACTCATGGACACTTGTCCTATCTGCAAGTTGAGCTTTCATAACAGAGAGCCCAAACTCCTTCCATGTCTCCACTCCTTCTGCAAGAGGTGCCTTCCTGCACCGTGCAGGGGTGGCGAGGCCAGACGGGATCACACTCTGGGCCAGCAAGGGGACAGCATGAACAAGCAAA TGGTCACCATCCGTTGTCCGGTATGCAGACAGGAATGCTGGGAAATGGACGTGCTGGATAATTTCTTTGTGAAGGACTCTGCTGAGGTGCCAAGCAGTaccatggaaaaaaacagccag GTGTGTATGAGTTGTGACGACAACACGGAGGCAACAGGCTACTGTTTGGAGTGCGTAGAGTTCCTGTGCGTGACTTGCATCGAGGCGCACCAGAGGGTGAAGTTCACCAGGGATCACACCATACGCCAAAAGGAGGAAATGTCCCCAG ATGCAGTGGCTGTTTCCACACAGAAACCCGTGTTTTGTGACATCCACAAGCAGGAGCCGTTGAAGCTTTTTTGCGAGACGTGTGATCGGCTCACCTGCAGAGACTGTCAGCTGCTCAAACACAAGGATCACAA CTATCAGTTTCTGGAGGATGCGTACAGGAACCATAGGCAGTATCTCGAGAACATGACGCAGCAGCTGCAAGAAAAAAGGAAGGCCATCGAGGAATTCTCCAGCTGTATCAGCAATGG ACTCCAGCAAGTTGAGGAAAACAGAAAGTCGGTCACAAATGAAATAAAGAAGGCCATCTGCAACCTCATTATGGAGATCAACAGGAAGGGGAAAGTTCTGGCTAACCAGCTTGAG TCTCTCACTAAAGATCACGAGCTGGGTCTAAAAAAGCAGCAGGAGGACGTCAACTCTCTGCGCAGGCACCTTGACCACGTCATCAGTTTCACCAAGTGGGCCACGGCCAGTCAAAGCGGCACAGCACTTCTCTACTGCAAGAAACTG ATTCTATTCCAGATCCACTACTTGATGGGTGCAAGGTGCAATCCTGCAATCATCCCTCAGAGTTCTGTCCGCTTCCAGTGTCGCTCTGGTTTCTGGGCCACAAATGTTGACCTTG GTTCTCTTCTAGTTGACAGGAGCTCAGTTCAGCCGCCCGTCCCCAACCAACAGGCGGGACCCCGAGGAGAAGCGCCGGTCGGGGGGATGCCGTTGTCAGCTCAGCAGCGCCAAAGCACGCTGGCCCAGCTCCAAATGCAG GTTGACAAACTTTCCCAGCAGCCCCACAGGCAGGCCGCTCCCAACCACTGGTCCTGGTACCAGAACTCCAGGCACCCTGGCCCCCACGGCCTTCCGCCCCCGACCAGACCCATCCACGGAGGGTCCTCCCCCTCGCAAGCGCTTACAAACTTGACCCAGCTCGGACGCAGATATGGGGCCCCGCAAGCCAGCACCAGGAGCCCCAACTCCTCCATGTTGCATAACGCTGGATTCCCACCTCCTCAG GGCGCCTTCCGCTTCCCACACCCTGTGTCCGCTGGAGGGGCCATGCAGGTGCCACCAAGCCAG cGGAACCTGGCAGAGCTGTCCTACCTGAAGCGGAGTGAAGCCAGTTGTCCTGTCCCCTCCGCTAGCATTGCCCTCACGAGACCCAGCTTTGCTTCAAGCCAAGCATCCAAAACTGCTGACAAATTAG TTCAAGGAAGGCAGAACTCACCAATGGTTAAACCATCGTCTTCAGAGCGGGCCAAAGG TGATTCAAGGACAGCGTCATGGAAGCTGAATACTGAGACGTCGGCCGCTCCCACAGCCAAACGGCGAAGAAGGTCGTCCCCTGGGCCCATTATCGTCATCAAGGACGAACCAGAAGACGAGGATGAAGTTCATTTT GTGCAATCCAGCCTTCCTGACAGCAGCACGGGGGCCcgtccacacacacaacagccaAAAGCCTGTCCCCCTCTCCAAGCATCACAACCGGACTCCAACCcggcaaaacagcagcagcagccttcAGCGCAGCCCGAGTCTGAGAAGGACTCTCAGCCTGAGGACGATCCAAACGAGGACTGGTGTGCCGTGTGCCAAAATGGAGGAGAGCTGCTCTGCTGCGACAAGTGTCCTAAAGTTTTCCATCTGGCCTGCCACATTCCCGCGCTAAATGAGTCCCCTAG TGGCGAATGGTTCTGTTCATTCTGCCGAGACCTCATCAACCCGGAGATGGTGTACAACTGCGATAAGGACGACACACACTTGTCAGAAAGACTGCCACCTGTTGACCAAAGg aaatgtgagcgGTTGCTTCTACTTCTCTTCAGCAATGACATCAGCACCGACTTTCAGCACGCAGTG GACTCAAAAAGGTACAAAGAACTCATCAAAACCCCGATGGATTTATCGACAATTAAAAAGAAGCTTGAGACATGTGAGGCGGAGCCTTACGTCACTCCCGAGGGTTTTGTGGCAGATATCAGGCTCATATTTATTAACTGTGCCAAGTACTATAAG GCGACCTCAGATGTGGGCAGTGCCGGTTTATATTTGGAAGACTACTTTGAGGAGCAGCTGAGGCTTGTGTACCCGGACAAGACCTTCCCCGGCGGAAGAGAGGAGGACATGATCCCACCGCTGGAGGATGAGTTtgacgaggaagaggagcaggAGCCGATGCAGGAAAGTGCGCCCCCACCGGAGGACGTTAAATCTGCCAGTCCTGCTGAGAATACCACCCCCGCTGAGGAGGAGAAAGCCGCTCCTCCTGAAGAAGCTGAAGAGGAGACATTACAAACTAAGGAGCAGGCGACTGATATGAACGAAATAAGGACAGACATAAAGGTGGTGGCCATGGAGGTACACGAGCCACCTGCAGAGGACGTCAAGCAGGAGGAGGAAATGCCTCCTGAAGACTCTGAAAGCTCCAAAATGCTTCCTGAAGTCTCTGAAAGCTCCCCAAAAGAGGAAAGCAGTACCCTTCCTGGCGACAAGACCGAAGAATCAGTTGAAGACCAGGACAGCACACAGGAAAATGTCCCAGAAGAAACGAGAGAGGCCGATTGCAACAGAGAAAAAGATGTAGAAAATGACGGCTGA
- the trim24 gene encoding transcription intermediary factor 1-alpha isoform X4, with product MNQGGDSVDNDDIVIIVENEAESLPLGEERPKQQGAFGLMDTCPICKLSFHNREPKLLPCLHSFCKRCLPAPCRGGEARRDHTLGQQGDSMNKQMVTIRCPVCRQECWEMDVLDNFFVKDSAEVPSSTMEKNSQVCMSCDDNTEATGYCLECVEFLCVTCIEAHQRVKFTRDHTIRQKEEMSPDAVAVSTQKPVFCDIHKQEPLKLFCETCDRLTCRDCQLLKHKDHNYQFLEDAYRNHRQYLENMTQQLQEKRKAIEEFSSCISNGLQQVEENRKSVTNEIKKAICNLIMEINRKGKVLANQLESLTKDHELGLKKQQEDVNSLRRHLDHVISFTKWATASQSGTALLYCKKLILFQIHYLMGARCNPAIIPQSSVRFQCRSGFWATNVDLGSLLVDRSSVQPPVPNQQAGPRGEAPVGGMPLSAQQRQSTLAQLQMQPHRQAAPNHWSWYQNSRHPGPHGLPPPTRPIHGGSSPSQALTNLTQLGRRYGAPQASTRSPNSSMLHNAGFPPPQSLRDIVGTSRFPSKPMDVSQGAFRFPHPVSAGGAMQVPPSQRNLAELSYLKRSEASCPVPSASIALTRPSFASSQASKTADKLVQGRQNSPMVKPSSSERAKGDSRTASWKLNTETSAAPTAKRRRRSSPGPIIVIKDEPEDEDEVHFVQSSLPDSSTGARPHTQQPKACPPLQASQPDSNPAKQQQQPSAQPESEKDSQPEDDPNEDWCAVCQNGGELLCCDKCPKVFHLACHIPALNESPSGEWFCSFCRDLINPEMVYNCDKDDTHLSERLPPVDQRKCERLLLLLFSNDISTDFQHAVDSKRYKELIKTPMDLSTIKKKLETCEAEPYVTPEGFVADIRLIFINCAKYYKATSDVGSAGLYLEDYFEEQLRLVYPDKTFPGGREEDMIPPLEDEFDEEEEQEPMQESAPPPEDVKSASPAENTTPAEEEKAAPPEEAEEETLQTKEQATDMNEIRTDIKVVAMEVHEPPAEDVKQEEEMPPEDSESSKMLPEVSESSPKEESSTLPGDKTEESVEDQDSTQENVPEETREADCNREKDVENDG from the exons ATGAACCAGGGTGGCGACTCGGTTGACAATGACGACATTGTCATCATCGTGGAAAACGAGGCTGAAAGTTTGCCACTCGGGGAAGAGCGGCCGAAACAACAAGGCGCATTCGGACTCATGGACACTTGTCCTATCTGCAAGTTGAGCTTTCATAACAGAGAGCCCAAACTCCTTCCATGTCTCCACTCCTTCTGCAAGAGGTGCCTTCCTGCACCGTGCAGGGGTGGCGAGGCCAGACGGGATCACACTCTGGGCCAGCAAGGGGACAGCATGAACAAGCAAA TGGTCACCATCCGTTGTCCGGTATGCAGACAGGAATGCTGGGAAATGGACGTGCTGGATAATTTCTTTGTGAAGGACTCTGCTGAGGTGCCAAGCAGTaccatggaaaaaaacagccag GTGTGTATGAGTTGTGACGACAACACGGAGGCAACAGGCTACTGTTTGGAGTGCGTAGAGTTCCTGTGCGTGACTTGCATCGAGGCGCACCAGAGGGTGAAGTTCACCAGGGATCACACCATACGCCAAAAGGAGGAAATGTCCCCAG ATGCAGTGGCTGTTTCCACACAGAAACCCGTGTTTTGTGACATCCACAAGCAGGAGCCGTTGAAGCTTTTTTGCGAGACGTGTGATCGGCTCACCTGCAGAGACTGTCAGCTGCTCAAACACAAGGATCACAA CTATCAGTTTCTGGAGGATGCGTACAGGAACCATAGGCAGTATCTCGAGAACATGACGCAGCAGCTGCAAGAAAAAAGGAAGGCCATCGAGGAATTCTCCAGCTGTATCAGCAATGG ACTCCAGCAAGTTGAGGAAAACAGAAAGTCGGTCACAAATGAAATAAAGAAGGCCATCTGCAACCTCATTATGGAGATCAACAGGAAGGGGAAAGTTCTGGCTAACCAGCTTGAG TCTCTCACTAAAGATCACGAGCTGGGTCTAAAAAAGCAGCAGGAGGACGTCAACTCTCTGCGCAGGCACCTTGACCACGTCATCAGTTTCACCAAGTGGGCCACGGCCAGTCAAAGCGGCACAGCACTTCTCTACTGCAAGAAACTG ATTCTATTCCAGATCCACTACTTGATGGGTGCAAGGTGCAATCCTGCAATCATCCCTCAGAGTTCTGTCCGCTTCCAGTGTCGCTCTGGTTTCTGGGCCACAAATGTTGACCTTG GTTCTCTTCTAGTTGACAGGAGCTCAGTTCAGCCGCCCGTCCCCAACCAACAGGCGGGACCCCGAGGAGAAGCGCCGGTCGGGGGGATGCCGTTGTCAGCTCAGCAGCGCCAAAGCACGCTGGCCCAGCTCCAAATGCAG CCCCACAGGCAGGCCGCTCCCAACCACTGGTCCTGGTACCAGAACTCCAGGCACCCTGGCCCCCACGGCCTTCCGCCCCCGACCAGACCCATCCACGGAGGGTCCTCCCCCTCGCAAGCGCTTACAAACTTGACCCAGCTCGGACGCAGATATGGGGCCCCGCAAGCCAGCACCAGGAGCCCCAACTCCTCCATGTTGCATAACGCTGGATTCCCACCTCCTCAG TCCCTTCGAGACATCGTCGGTACATCCCGCTTCCCTTCTAAACCCATGGATGTATCACAGGGCGCCTTCCGCTTCCCACACCCTGTGTCCGCTGGAGGGGCCATGCAGGTGCCACCAAGCCAG cGGAACCTGGCAGAGCTGTCCTACCTGAAGCGGAGTGAAGCCAGTTGTCCTGTCCCCTCCGCTAGCATTGCCCTCACGAGACCCAGCTTTGCTTCAAGCCAAGCATCCAAAACTGCTGACAAATTAG TTCAAGGAAGGCAGAACTCACCAATGGTTAAACCATCGTCTTCAGAGCGGGCCAAAGG TGATTCAAGGACAGCGTCATGGAAGCTGAATACTGAGACGTCGGCCGCTCCCACAGCCAAACGGCGAAGAAGGTCGTCCCCTGGGCCCATTATCGTCATCAAGGACGAACCAGAAGACGAGGATGAAGTTCATTTT GTGCAATCCAGCCTTCCTGACAGCAGCACGGGGGCCcgtccacacacacaacagccaAAAGCCTGTCCCCCTCTCCAAGCATCACAACCGGACTCCAACCcggcaaaacagcagcagcagccttcAGCGCAGCCCGAGTCTGAGAAGGACTCTCAGCCTGAGGACGATCCAAACGAGGACTGGTGTGCCGTGTGCCAAAATGGAGGAGAGCTGCTCTGCTGCGACAAGTGTCCTAAAGTTTTCCATCTGGCCTGCCACATTCCCGCGCTAAATGAGTCCCCTAG TGGCGAATGGTTCTGTTCATTCTGCCGAGACCTCATCAACCCGGAGATGGTGTACAACTGCGATAAGGACGACACACACTTGTCAGAAAGACTGCCACCTGTTGACCAAAGg aaatgtgagcgGTTGCTTCTACTTCTCTTCAGCAATGACATCAGCACCGACTTTCAGCACGCAGTG GACTCAAAAAGGTACAAAGAACTCATCAAAACCCCGATGGATTTATCGACAATTAAAAAGAAGCTTGAGACATGTGAGGCGGAGCCTTACGTCACTCCCGAGGGTTTTGTGGCAGATATCAGGCTCATATTTATTAACTGTGCCAAGTACTATAAG GCGACCTCAGATGTGGGCAGTGCCGGTTTATATTTGGAAGACTACTTTGAGGAGCAGCTGAGGCTTGTGTACCCGGACAAGACCTTCCCCGGCGGAAGAGAGGAGGACATGATCCCACCGCTGGAGGATGAGTTtgacgaggaagaggagcaggAGCCGATGCAGGAAAGTGCGCCCCCACCGGAGGACGTTAAATCTGCCAGTCCTGCTGAGAATACCACCCCCGCTGAGGAGGAGAAAGCCGCTCCTCCTGAAGAAGCTGAAGAGGAGACATTACAAACTAAGGAGCAGGCGACTGATATGAACGAAATAAGGACAGACATAAAGGTGGTGGCCATGGAGGTACACGAGCCACCTGCAGAGGACGTCAAGCAGGAGGAGGAAATGCCTCCTGAAGACTCTGAAAGCTCCAAAATGCTTCCTGAAGTCTCTGAAAGCTCCCCAAAAGAGGAAAGCAGTACCCTTCCTGGCGACAAGACCGAAGAATCAGTTGAAGACCAGGACAGCACACAGGAAAATGTCCCAGAAGAAACGAGAGAGGCCGATTGCAACAGAGAAAAAGATGTAGAAAATGACGGCTGA